The Metallosphaera hakonensis JCM 8857 = DSM 7519 genome includes the window CTACCTCCTCCGCCCTTCTCCCCTTGAAGGTTAACATGGAAAGTAATTTATATCCTATTTGTTGTAGATTATTTTGGTGAGGAAGACCCGGTGTTACCACCTTAGGTTCACCACGTGATAATACCGGGTTCCTCGCCTTAAACCTTTCTTCAATTTGTTGCGCTCTTGACAAAGCAATAAATTCTATTACTTTTTACGAATCTGATACTACCCAACCAGAATTATTTTTCGTAAAATGATTTTGGGTCTACCGGTAAGGGCGGGGTGAGTTCACTGTCTCGACCTTATCCATGAATTACGACTTGCGATGGAGGTATGATTCGCCCATTCAAGGGAAAATGGTATAATCACGTTATGTTTGGAACTAGCGGGTAGAATCGGTGTAAATTTACTGGGTCATGGGCTTAGCTTATACTTCCCGAGGCTTTGAAGGCAAGACTTTCTCCATGAGTAGAAGGACTTTGTCTGATCTCAGAGAGGTCGTCTTCAAGTCATAAGCAAGGGTGAGTCTATTCTGGTGGACGTGAGATCCTCCATCGCTTCAACCTACAGTTCAGATGTGCAGGAAGGTGATGGCCAGGCCTGGCTCCGTCAAGCCATCTATGAGCATATGCCCTATGATACACGGGATCACACTCCTACCCGAATACATCACGTACGCCATTCCCAACCCCAAGAGAAAGGTGCCTAGGACACCTCCAAATCCCCATTCCAAATGCGCCAAGCCGAACAGACACGCGGAGAGTAGGGTAGACCTGAGGACACCCTTCTCTCTGGTCAATGTGACCACGAATCCCCTGAAGACTATCTCCTCAACAAAGCCAGCCACCACAGCAGTGAGGACCGCGATTACCTTCAGGTCGTTCAATTGGAAGGCGTATTCACCTACAGATGGGATCTGTAACTCAAGACCAGAATAAGCCAATGCTATAATCAGGGTTAACATGAAGGGAAGGGGAGATCTCGTATTCGTGAATCCAATCTCCCTTAGGGTTATACCACGCCTCTTGATGAGGTAAAAGAACGTCAGGAATCCAGAGAGTTCACTGAAGATAATGGAGGACATGAAGTACTCGATCCTGGTGGCGGGAACAGATCTCATGACCAGAGGGTAGGTGAGAAAAGAGACCAGAAAATCCACCGCGACGAAAACTAAAACGTAGCTGAGGATTGAAACAACTCGCATGTAGTGTTAGTTTCGTTTCAGGTATATTAGGTTTCCCAGTTCAGTATGGCTCAGAAACATCGTCCAGTAGCTAATGGCGCAACCCCTAGAGGAACTTTAAGATGGGACAGTTGAGGGCTCTCGTGGCCCATGAGCCACTCCATAGGGTTAGCAGAAGAACTCCAATTTACCGGAGTTAGATGTGGGGAAAGCCTCGGGTGATTCAGTTCTCTCCGCGGACAGCAGTTTATGAATAAGATGGGTCAAGTAAGTTGTTTAGAGCGTATCCCACGTAGTCAATGCGACGGCACTCAATTAAGTTCATATATTAGTTCAGGACTCGGTTCTTTTCACAAATCATGCGACGGCACTCAATTAAGTTCCCATAGTTCGTTTGTAGATATCCTTAGAGGGTTTGAAACATGAGTGG containing:
- a CDS encoding CPBP family intramembrane glutamic endopeptidase, whose protein sequence is MRVVSILSYVLVFVAVDFLVSFLTYPLVMRSVPATRIEYFMSSIIFSELSGFLTFFYLIKRRGITLREIGFTNTRSPLPFMLTLIIALAYSGLELQIPSVGEYAFQLNDLKVIAVLTAVVAGFVEEIVFRGFVVTLTREKGVLRSTLLSACLFGLAHLEWGFGGVLGTFLLGLGMAYVMYSGRSVIPCIIGHMLIDGLTEPGLAITFLHI